AACGTTCCCACAGATCCGACCGACCAGGTGACGCCCGCATTCGAGGCGTCGTTGTTCACCGTTGCAGTGAACGTCGCGCTTTGCCCAGCATCGAGTGTGACCGAAGGCGTGGGCGAGATCGTGTCGTAGATGATCGGGTTGCCATTGCCGCAACCAGCGAGCAATGCCATGACGAAGAGCGGAAGAAGTCGAAACGCGCGGCGCATATGTTTTGTTCTTTCAGCGAAGAGAAGGCGAGACGCACAGGCGCGGCCTCGGCGCCTGTGCGTGCGGATAAGACTAGGGCTTGGAAGCAAGCGTGAAGTTAGCGATGCCCAGCGAGAGCGGCGTGACCGTTGGCGCAGCAGCGCCCACCATCATCGTCACGTAGCCCACTGCGCTCGACGCGCCCGGGAAGGTGAAGGTCGTGGAGTTCGCGACCCAGACATTGCCCGAGCCATCGACTGCGATACCACGCGACCCCACCAGTGCACGGCGATAGGTCGTTGTGCCGGACACATATGTTCCGCCGTAAAGACCCGTCGTCGGCGAGAGTGCTGTACCGGCGTTCGCAAATGCCGACACCGTACCCGTAGAAACTCCACCGGAGGTTGCAGTCGAGTTCGAAACCCAGGCGTTGCTATTCCCATCGAGCGCGATGAACCACGGCGTCGAAAGCCCGCCACCAGCGTAGTTCGACCACGTGATCTCGCTGTTGATGTTCGCAGCCGTGAACGACGAGCTATAGTTCTGCGTCACCTTCGTCAGCGAGTAGTGCGGCCCAGAGGTATCACTGCTCACGTAGTTCTGGTTCACGATCCAAAGGTTGTTGTTGTTGTCCACGGCGATGCCTGCGGGCGTCGACATGAAGTTAAAGCTGTTGCTGTTCACAGCAACCTTCGAGGTCGTGTTGCAGATCGCGTTCGCGATATAGTTCACCGGCGTGCCTGCGCCCGCTGCGTTCGAGCTTCCGGCCACACCGTAGGCCATCAGAATGCTGCCGCCGTAGCCGCTCGTCGTGCCGCCCAGCGCTTCGCCCGAGCAGCCGTTGTAGTTGATTGCATACACGAAAGAGCCGCCGTTTGACACGGTGTAGTTCGGGTTCTTCGCCGTGTTCGGATTGTTGCTCATGTCGATCGCAACGCCATACGGTAGGCTCGTCGTGGCCACGCCTGCGACAGGGGTCGTCGTGCCCACAGGAATCTCATAGAGCTTGCCACCGCTCGTGGTGTACCAGGCGTTGTTGCTGCCGTCGACGGCGATGCCTTCTGTGGAAGCGCTGCCTGTTGCCACAGCGGTCGTCGCTCCACCATTCGCTCCACCAGCAGAAGTAGAGCCGGTAAACTCCACCACAGATCCGCCGGTTTGGTCCGTCACCCAGGCGTTGTTCGCCTTATCGACAGCTACCTGATACGCGACCGCGAAGTTCTTTGACGCGCCGCTCAGCGTGTAGGAACCTGTGCTCGAAAGCACATTGCCCGTCGGATCGAGCTCTGCAACGGCTGTGTTCGCCGCCACCCAGGCATTGCCAAACTGATCGAGCGCTACAAAACGTGTCGCCGAAGTTCCGGTCTGAAAGCTGAGGCCGATCGTCCAGTCATTCACCGTGGTGGAGTACACCGGGTACGGCGAGGTGGCGCTGATTTGCGAAAGCAGCGACGTACCCGCTGTCGGATTGCGCGCGAGATATAGCGCCATCTGCAGCGTGTCTGCGGGTGCTGTTCCGCTTCCCGTTGTCGCAGAGATCACGGGGCTGCACGTCGCAGCAGCCGTGCCTGTGGAGTTGATGCAGAGCGCAAGGATGTCAGCCAGCGCATTTACCTGCCAGTACTCCACGTTGATCGCGCTGCCAGAGGTGTTCGTGCCGGGACTCGTGCCCGTTGAAGGGTTTGCCAGCAGGCTCGCCACCTTCATCGCGTTGGCAAGTCCCTGCGCGTTGCCTGAACTGGTGCCAATGGCGAATGACGGTGTGCCGCTTGTGGCGGAAGAGTTGAGCGACGTGCCGACAGTCGTGGAAGCAAACGCCTGCAACGCCCACACCGCAGCGACGGTCGTCACTTCGTTGATGCTGATGTACGTCGACGACGACAAGCTGGAGCACGGGCCCAGCGCGGTCATCATTGCAATCGTGTCGTTGCTCTGCCCCGTACCGATCTGCGGATCACCACCCGATGCCGTGATGTAAGCATAGGAGTTCGCCGGGCAGGTATAGCTACCCAGTGAGAAGCCACCATTGCTGTTGCTCGTAGCCGATGCCAGCAACGACGGCGTCGCGCCGTAACCCGACGCGCTCGCAGCCCAAAGCTGCACCTTGCTGCCGTTCACCGGTTGCTGCCCACCGAAGGCGCTGCCATGCAGCGTTCCGCCCGAGCCATCGAATGTCGGGCCCGAAGTGGTCGCGACCTTGCCGAAGTCTGCACTGCATCCCGCAAGCAGGGCACTCAGCGCGATCCCCGCGCCGGCCACTGCAAATTGACGCACCGTGTGTGTAAGTCTGTTCATCTTTCGCTTCCTTCCCCTACTGAAACAAGTCAAGTGAAATGCTGTCGGCCATGGCCTGATACCCCGCATCGTTCGGGTGCAGGTGATCGCCGCTGTCGTACTTGGCGAGGATGCGCGCGGGGTGCTCAGGGTCGCGAATCGCTGCGTCAAAATCCACCACTCCGTCAATCTCCCTGGAGTGGCGCGCCCATTCGTTGAACGCCGTCCGCGTCTTCTCCCAGCGAGGGTCTTCGGCGCGGTTCTTATCGGCGTGCTCAAACGGCGTGATGGTTCCTGCAATGAACTTTGCGCCGCGATC
Above is a genomic segment from Granulicella cerasi containing:
- a CDS encoding beta strand repeat-containing protein — protein: MNRLTHTVRQFAVAGAGIALSALLAGCSADFGKVATTSGPTFDGSGGTLHGSAFGGQQPVNGSKVQLWAASASGYGATPSLLASATSNSNGGFSLGSYTCPANSYAYITASGGDPQIGTGQSNDTIAMMTALGPCSSLSSSTYISINEVTTVAAVWALQAFASTTVGTSLNSSATSGTPSFAIGTSSGNAQGLANAMKVASLLANPSTGTSPGTNTSGSAINVEYWQVNALADILALCINSTGTAAATCSPVISATTGSGTAPADTLQMALYLARNPTAGTSLLSQISATSPYPVYSTTVNDWTIGLSFQTGTSATRFVALDQFGNAWVAANTAVAELDPTGNVLSSTGSYTLSGASKNFAVAYQVAVDKANNAWVTDQTGGSVVEFTGSTSAGGANGGATTAVATGSASTEGIAVDGSNNAWYTTSGGKLYEIPVGTTTPVAGVATTSLPYGVAIDMSNNPNTAKNPNYTVSNGGSFVYAINYNGCSGEALGGTTSGYGGSILMAYGVAGSSNAAGAGTPVNYIANAICNTTSKVAVNSNSFNFMSTPAGIAVDNNNNLWIVNQNYVSSDTSGPHYSLTKVTQNYSSSFTAANINSEITWSNYAGGGLSTPWFIALDGNSNAWVSNSTATSGGVSTGTVSAFANAGTALSPTTGLYGGTYVSGTTTYRRALVGSRGIAVDGSGNVWVANSTTFTFPGASSAVGYVTMMVGAAAPTVTPLSLGIANFTLASKP